A single window of Sphaerodactylus townsendi isolate TG3544 linkage group LG05, MPM_Stown_v2.3, whole genome shotgun sequence DNA harbors:
- the VAMP4 gene encoding vesicle-associated membrane protein 4, with protein MPPKFKRHLNDDDVTGSVKSERRNLLEEDSDEEEDFFLRGPSGPRFGPKNDKIRHVQNQVDEVIDVMQENITKVIERGERLDDLQDKSESLSDNATAFSNRSKQLRRQMWWRGCKMKAIVALVAVAVLLVIIVPIILKYHT; from the exons ATGCCTCCAAAATTCAAGCGCCACCTCAATGATGACGACGTTACCGGATCAGTGAAAAGCGAGAGG AGAAACCTCttggaggaagactcagatgaagaggaggattTTTTCTT GAGAGGTCCCTCAGGTCCAAGGTTTGGACCCAAGAATGATAAGATCAGGCA TGTTCAGAACCAAGTTGATGAAGTCATTGATGTCATGCAAGAAAACATCACCAAGGTGATAGAAAGGGGAGAGCGGCTGGACGACTTGCAGGATAAGTCAG AGAGCTTATCAGACAACGCGACAGCTTTCAGCAACCGATCTAAACAGCTCCGAAGACAGATGTGGTGGCGTGGCTGCAAG ATGAAGGCCATTGTGGCACTGGTTGCTGTTGCAGTTCTCCTAGTGATTATTG ttcccatcatcctaaAATACCACACTTGA